TCGCGGGGAAGCGGATCTCGACCAGGCACTGGCGTCCCTTTCGACCCCGGACCGGCAAATGTTGCTGCTGCACCACTTTGAGAAACTCCGCTACGAACAGATCGCGAAGCATCTGGGCATCAGCGCCGCGGCAGCCCAGCGTCGGGGACATCGGGCTCTGGAACGCCTTGCGAGCCTGCTAAAGCAGCGCAAGGCCGACGAAGCCGCTTGCGCAGCTTGGCTTGCCACCGGACTCGCACCTCTCGATACGAAGGTTCCCGCCGATTTCGTGGGCCAAACCCTCGCCCTCAAGAAACCGGCAACCTTTAGCCTGCCGTGGATCCCCATCGCGGCGGCGCTCATGATCGGAGGTGGAGTGACTGCAGGCACGCTCCTCAAGAATCCCCCTCCGGGCGTCACCGTAGCGACCGCTGCAACGCCACCCATAGCGCCCCGCCCGGAAACAAGGAAGGCCCGGACCTCCGTTCCAGACGAACAGTTGGCCGACGAGTTCCGGGAGTTCATCTCCCGGGCCAAGGCGGACTCGAAGGATGCCTGGGAATGGGTGAAAGCTCGGCCGAACGGCCCCGAGGGCTTTCTCGATAAGGCCGTGCGACACCTCGCCGACCGCGATCTTCCCGCCGCCGAGCGCATGCTGGAGGTAACGGACGGTCAGATCACTCGCTCCAAGGTGATTTGCGGGGTCTTCTACTCGCGTTCGGAGGACAACTTCCAGAACGCAGTCGCTTGGATCGACTCGCTCCCGCTAGCGGACGATCGAAAGGCGGCAACCTATCACGGAGCTGCCGAGTTCATCAATTCCGAGAGGGACCACGACTTCCTCGGTGCTCTTCAGATCGCCCGCACTCCAGAGATCCGGCGCTGGCTAATCGACTCGATTTACTATCAATCTCGTACCTTGGATGAGAACATCATCGAGAAGCTTGCAGGGCAACTCGAAGGAGACGAGCGGCGCTTGGCCCGAGTCTACGTCGCTTCCCTACGTCTCCAGCGGAATGACCCGGGCGGCCTCGACATCCTCGCGGAGATCAAGGCGGGGGACGAAGACATCGCCAATTTCCCCCGGATGGCGGATCTCCGCGAATTCCAGCCGCTCTGCGATTGGATCGTTGCCCAGAAGGACGGGGTGGACCGTTACAGCATCGCATCCAACCTCTGGAAATCGTGGGCCAGCCAAGATGCGGCATCGGCCGCCGCATGGGCGCGGGAAATCAATCGCAAGGGAGGGATCGGCCCCTACGGCATGCAGCTTTCACCGGAAGATCCCGTGACCAAGCGCCTGATGAAGGAGGAGGCACCATGAGACGGCTCGCGCTTCTTCCACTGGCATTTGCGTTGGCGTCCTGCGGCGAAAGGCAGTCCGCCCCCACGGCATCGCGAGCACCAAAACCTTCGAAGGCACCCACAGCCGTCACAGTCGGTTCTTCGGATTCGGGATCGAGATCCTTCATCCTTGATACTCCGAGAATCAAGATTCGCAGAGGCTACCAAGCTGACATCACTGCCCCGATCGAAGAAGCCGAAGCCATTCTCAAGGACATTGAGAGTCTGCCGAAATCAGGCACGCGGGATCATGCCACTGGAACGGTCATCGAGAAAATGGCCGAGACGGATCCCAACCGGGCGCGCGAGATGCTCCAAGGCTGGACAGATGCCCTAGCCCGCGTGTGGGGGGATACCGCCGGGAAAGTGGGAATCGCGCTTGCAAGGACGAACCCCGGCGAGCTGGAGGATTTCATCGGCAATGAGGTTCCAGAGACGATGCGCACCACGGTCTGGAGCCAAGCCTTGAGCCAGCTCCCGCCCACGGAGAGGTTCGCCTATCTGGAGTTGGTTCCCGAGGGCCAGGACAAGATGGGGATGATTGCGGACATGATCGCTGCCTGGCTTCCTCAAGATCCAAAAGCCACGGCTGCTTGGCTGGACCAATTTGCAGGGGGCCGGGAAGCGGATGAGTTGACGCTTTTGACCCAACCAAGGATCTACCTCGACCCAGCTGGCAATCCGATCCCGGCCTCCCGGGCCGGGGATTGGCTCGCGGCGCTGCGCAGCGCAACAACACCGGAGGCCCGGGCATTCCTGGCACGCCAGGTACTGGCGAGTTCGGGGAACGCACCTGATGCGGGGATCTTGGCAGAGCTGGCAAACGCCGATCCCAACATGGCAGGCCTTGCTCGCGACAAAATGATTCAAGCAGATGCCGCGGGTTACGCCGGCAATCTTAGCTCTCAGGAGATAGCGGCTTTGTCCTCCGCGGAGGCTGAAAAAGTGATCGGCGAGTGGGCGAAGAAGCAGCCGCGCCGGGCACTTGATTGGGCGCTGGAGCAAGATCGCCCGGAAGCAGCAACCGCACTAATGGCCCTCTACTATCAGGAGCCGGCGGAATCGATCGCTCTCGTCCCCACCTTGAAGTCCGGAAAGGAGCGCGACGCAGCCATCCGATCCATTTGCGCACTCGAGGCAGCTGGAGGGAAAGCCGAGAGTTCCCGCAGTCTTCTGGCTCTGATTGGCGACCCGCAGCAACGGGAAGCCGTCCGCCAAAATGTTGAGCGGCATTTGGAGAATGCCGGGAAGGCCGGGTCCCACTGAAATCCCGCTTCCTGAAACCGAAAATCCCGCCCGCTGGGAGATGCGGGCGGGATCCAGGGAGGGTTCGGAGGAGCGGCCACCGCCCCTCGGGGAGGAGAGGTTTGGTGAACCGAGAATCCCTTCCCCCGTCAGGTAGGGCAGCGGACTCTAAAAGGGATAATGTAAATACCTCCTCCGAAGGTTTAGAAAAAATCGGAATATTTTCCTAAACTTCATGATCCATTGATAACCAGAGATCAACCTTCGGCACTCAGAGATTCAGGCGGCCCAAGCGAGGGGCGGAGTGGCCGGAGGCGCGATAAAGGATCTGCCGCAAATCCACGAGCAGGGAACGGGCGGCGAGGCTATCGGCGCAGAGGGCACGGACCATGAATGCCCCTGCCAAAAGCGGTCCGTGGCCGAGGTAAATTTTTTCACCGGAAAGGGCATCCAGTTCCTCCGCAGGCCAAGCGGAGGCCGTGATACCGGCGACGTGAACAGTCACGTAGTGAGCGGCGGGAAATTTCTCCCGCATTGCGGTGAGGCTATGGTCGGAAGGATTGAGATTGTAGCGTTCCCGGGCGATCAGTTTTCCACCCACTTCCAAGTCCAACTCCCAGCGGAGGCTTTCGTAGTCAAAGATCTCACCCCGGGCGACTCGGCCGGGGGCGATCCACTCGAAGAAAAAGAGCCCGGCGTCTTCGGCCAATTCGATCTTGGTCTGTTGATGATAGCGGGCGCCGGCCTGCGGGATGAAAGGCTCCGGGATCCACTCCATGAAGGCTCCGGACTCAACCGTCAGGTGCTGGGAGCAGATCGCGGGAGTTTCACCACGGGCGCGGTGGACGCGTGAAGCTCCCGGAGAACTGAGCACCACCCGGCTCCCCTGCCCTGCGTCGACACGGACATCCAGGCGATCGCCATCGAAGAAGCCCGCGGTCGGGTTCACGAGATGGACGACCAGCGCGCCCGATTCCACGTGAGGCTTGCTCAGATGGATGGGCGCGCGGAAGGACTGGCGGGACAAATAGGTGACCCCGTCCGGCCTGAGGTCGCAGCGGAGATCGAGATGACCGCGGATCGTCCGGCCCGTGATTCCTTGGATCTGTGAGATCGGTTCCACGGGCCGTGACGGAAGCGGGTTCAATCAGGCGAGCAAGGCGGCGAGGCGCTTGCACACCTCTTCGACGTTCGCGCGGGAGTTGAAAGCGGAGATGCGGAACCAACCTTCACCCGCGGCACCGAAGCCGGCACCCGGGGTGACAACGACCTGCGCCTCGGCGAGCATCTTGTCGAACATATCCCAAGAGCCGAGGCCGGCCGGGCAGCCGACCCAAACGTAAGGTGCATTCTCACCGCCGAAGACCTTCAGACCGGCATCCTTCGCAGCCTGCACGAGCAACTTGGCATTGCCCATGTAGTGCTCGATGAGGGCCTTTACCTCGGCCTTGCCCTGCTCGGAAAAGACGGCGGCGGCGCCCTTCTGCACGGGATAGCTGGCACCATTGAACTTGGTGCTGTGGCGGCGGCTCCAGAGCTGGTGAAGCGGGATGCGGTTGCCTTGATCGTCCTTGCCGCTGACGGTCTTCGGGATGACGACGTAGGCGCAGCGCACGCCGGTGAAGCCGCCGTTCTTCGAGAAGGAGCGGAACTCGATGGCCACGTCCTTGGCCCCTTCGATCTCGAAGATCGACTTCGGGATGGAAGCGTCCTGCACGAAGGCCTGATAGGCGGCATCGAAGAAGATGATCGTGTCGTTTTCCTTCGCATACTTCACCCAAGCTTCGAGTTGCTCGCGGGTAGCGACGGCACCGGTCGGGTTGTTCGGGAAGCAGAGATAGACGAGGTCCACCTTCTCCTTCGGCAGATCGGCCACGAAGCCATTTTCCGCGGTGCAGGGCAGGTAGACGAGACCACCGTAGGCACCCTTCTCATCGGCATCGCCGGTATTGCCCGCCATCACGTTGGTATCGACGTAGACCGGATAGACCGGATCGGTGATGGCGATCACGTTGCCCTTGCCAAAGATGTCGAGGATGTTGCCGGTATCGCA
This portion of the Luteolibacter luteus genome encodes:
- a CDS encoding RNA polymerase sigma factor — its product is MDTPAENASDAELLARFASASSEAAFAEIVRRHSSLVLAVTRRKLGNSGFAEDAAQQVFIALARRAKQFKEMPSLPAWLQKAAVYEAASIARREARHRRRNLDAGTADSSSGPSRGEADLDQALASLSTPDRQMLLLHHFEKLRYEQIAKHLGISAAAAQRRGHRALERLASLLKQRKADEAACAAWLATGLAPLDTKVPADFVGQTLALKKPATFSLPWIPIAAALMIGGGVTAGTLLKNPPPGVTVATAATPPIAPRPETRKARTSVPDEQLADEFREFISRAKADSKDAWEWVKARPNGPEGFLDKAVRHLADRDLPAAERMLEVTDGQITRSKVICGVFYSRSEDNFQNAVAWIDSLPLADDRKAATYHGAAEFINSERDHDFLGALQIARTPEIRRWLIDSIYYQSRTLDENIIEKLAGQLEGDERRLARVYVASLRLQRNDPGGLDILAEIKAGDEDIANFPRMADLREFQPLCDWIVAQKDGVDRYSIASNLWKSWASQDAASAAAWAREINRKGGIGPYGMQLSPEDPVTKRLMKEEAP
- a CDS encoding urease accessory protein UreD — translated: MEPISQIQGITGRTIRGHLDLRCDLRPDGVTYLSRQSFRAPIHLSKPHVESGALVVHLVNPTAGFFDGDRLDVRVDAGQGSRVVLSSPGASRVHRARGETPAICSQHLTVESGAFMEWIPEPFIPQAGARYHQQTKIELAEDAGLFFFEWIAPGRVARGEIFDYESLRWELDLEVGGKLIARERYNLNPSDHSLTAMREKFPAAHYVTVHVAGITASAWPAEELDALSGEKIYLGHGPLLAGAFMVRALCADSLAARSLLVDLRQILYRASGHSAPRLGRLNL
- a CDS encoding LL-diaminopimelate aminotransferase; this encodes MATINSNFLKLKAGYLFPEIARRVKAFSEENPDKAARIIRCGIGDVTEPLPAAVRAAMHEAIDEMGSRETFKGYGPEQGYEFLRQAIVDNEFAGLGISADEVFISDGSKCDTGNILDIFGKGNVIAITDPVYPVYVDTNVMAGNTGDADEKGAYGGLVYLPCTAENGFVADLPKEKVDLVYLCFPNNPTGAVATREQLEAWVKYAKENDTIIFFDAAYQAFVQDASIPKSIFEIEGAKDVAIEFRSFSKNGGFTGVRCAYVVIPKTVSGKDDQGNRIPLHQLWSRRHSTKFNGASYPVQKGAAAVFSEQGKAEVKALIEHYMGNAKLLVQAAKDAGLKVFGGENAPYVWVGCPAGLGSWDMFDKMLAEAQVVVTPGAGFGAAGEGWFRISAFNSRANVEEVCKRLAALLA